CGCTACAAGCAGCTCACCCGTAACAATCCGGAAGTGGCTAGAAAGCTCGCTGACGACCTTCAGAAGGAAGTGGACGCCCGCTACGCATTCTATGACGCCATGAGCAAGGACACCGAAGGTCTGATTAGCCTGTAATCGGTTGACAACCAATTAAAACACCCCGTCACCAAAAGTGGCGGGGTGTTTTTTACATCTTTTCGACGGTGTATCCGCGGCGGCGTAGAAGTTCGAGAACGCTCTCTTCCTTCCCTACCAGGTGAGCGGCGCCGACAACGATAAAGACACAGCTATCCTGCTTTAGGAATTCCGAGATTGATTCGGCCATTTTCCTGTTCCGCGAAAAATAGATGCGTTCAACAATTTCGCGTTCCAGCAGTGAATCCGTTTTGTCGCCGAGCGAAAACTCCATTTCCATTGTCGCGGCAAAGAGCGAATCGTCTCCCGCTTTCCAGGCTTCCATGTATCCGGCAATCATCGAATCGAGAATCCCGATTTCATGGAGAACACTCTTCAGGTAGTACATGCCAACAGAATCGTTTGCCCCCATCCCGGCAAGGGCTGCGACTTGCTCTTCCACGGTCTCGAGCGCAATGATTCCCTTGCCCTGCGCATGCGCCTGTTGCAAAAAGTAGACGTCTATTCCAAGCTCCGCGTCTAGCCCGAGGAATTGAATCCCGACGGCCAGCATGGTCATCGCAGCGGCCCAGGGCCTTAGTTTGTCCAAATTTTCGCACGGGATGTTCCATGAACGGCAAAGACTGTCGAGCGGCCCCTTTACGTTGTCCGGCAAAATCCCGGAGAGTGTCCTCCCCTCTTCCAGCGCCGCGAATTTCTGCGACTGCGTGGCGATTTCTGATACAACAGAATCGTTGCTCACGTCGACTTCTACCGCCAGGTGCGAAGACGCCTTGAACGCATTCTCGATGACGGAATCGAGCGGATAGAACGACGGGTCTGCGAAATGGACGCTCCCGAGGAGGAATACGCTGGAATTAGAATCTGAGACTTTCCAGAGGAAATGCTTGCGCGCCACATGCCCGCTGTCTGAAGAACAAGCCGAAAGCAGCATTGCAAGGCCCGCGACAATTGATATCAGTCTCGTCATGCGGTAAATATAAAAAAAGCCGATGGTGAGTAGCATGCACCATCGGCTTGATGTTCTATGATGAGTTTCTTTGAACCAGACGGACTACACGTTGGCGGCCGCCTTCAAATTGAACGCCTCCGGGTAGGCCTTGGCGGCACAACCGTCACAAAGCACGCGCATGCGGGTCTCGGCGAGCGAGTTCACGCGCATCTGGCAATTGCAATGGGCGCATTTGGTCATAAACACCACAGTGCGGGTCGATTCTTCGTGAATCTCGGGCACCTTAGTCTCGCCCATGCGGGAGACGTAACTGCGGAAGGTCACGTGCCCCTCGGCATCCTGCAATATTTCGCGGGTGATTTCGCACTTGAAGCTACGCCCCTTGCGGTTGCGCATGCGTGCCACAAAGTGGTGCTGCGTCATGTCGTCGCAGTTGCGGAACAGTTCCCACTCCTCTCGGTGACGGTAAAAGTCGGTGATGTAGTGCCACACGATTTCGGCTTCGCTGTAGCCGAACATGCGGCAAAAACGACGGTTGCCCGAGATAATTCGGCCATGCTGGTTGACTTCGAAGCAGGCGATATCGAGGTTGTTTTTCAAGTCAATCATTGTGCACCTCCCTTG
This genomic stretch from Fibrobacter sp. UWP2 harbors:
- a CDS encoding TraB/GumN family protein, which encodes MTRLISIVAGLAMLLSACSSDSGHVARKHFLWKVSDSNSSVFLLGSVHFADPSFYPLDSVIENAFKASSHLAVEVDVSNDSVVSEIATQSQKFAALEEGRTLSGILPDNVKGPLDSLCRSWNIPCENLDKLRPWAAAMTMLAVGIQFLGLDAELGIDVYFLQQAHAQGKGIIALETVEEQVAALAGMGANDSVGMYYLKSVLHEIGILDSMIAGYMEAWKAGDDSLFAATMEMEFSLGDKTDSLLEREIVERIYFSRNRKMAESISEFLKQDSCVFIVVGAAHLVGKEESVLELLRRRGYTVEKM
- a CDS encoding PAS domain-containing protein; the protein is MIDLKNNLDIACFEVNQHGRIISGNRRFCRMFGYSEAEIVWHYITDFYRHREEWELFRNCDDMTQHHFVARMRNRKGRSFKCEITREILQDAEGHVTFRSYVSRMGETKVPEIHEESTRTVVFMTKCAHCNCQMRVNSLAETRMRVLCDGCAAKAYPEAFNLKAAANV